One genomic segment of Rhizobium oryzihabitans includes these proteins:
- a CDS encoding type IV secretion system protein VirB3, whose product MAQYTDDKPHMTPLVIGLTRSPTLWGVPYMAVVLVIGFTMIGWLATNSLWSFLIAPAAYLFLFSLCTWDAKILEVFQVTTRKTPRTRNKSFWGANSYGP is encoded by the coding sequence ATGGCGCAATATACCGACGATAAGCCTCACATGACCCCTTTGGTCATTGGCCTGACGCGCTCCCCAACACTTTGGGGAGTGCCGTACATGGCCGTCGTCCTGGTGATCGGCTTCACCATGATTGGCTGGCTGGCAACGAATTCCTTGTGGTCATTCCTGATCGCTCCAGCCGCCTACCTCTTCCTTTTTTCGCTTTGTACGTGGGACGCGAAGATCCTTGAGGTCTTCCAGGTCACGACGAGAAAAACTCCACGCACGCGCAACAAAAGCTTCTGGGGCGCAAACTCTTACGGGCCGTAA
- a CDS encoding lytic transglycosylase domain-containing protein produces the protein MKKESALLFSLLVGASQFVPAPHARAFESSQIIENKGINQDYISEVSAVTAYGFEQRWGGGDRAAVDFHLPVSETAVDVPGSSGDTNKRGFKTSQEKRPFRMVPEPSTVTASEGTHSGECGPSPLSPEQVEKLVRTTATRFGVDEGLAVAVAWAESRFDQQRNSEAGARGPMQLIPATAQRFSVRDICDPVQNIEGGVKYLRFLLDEFTNPILAVAAYNSGEGRIYEHGGIPPFRETVEYVAKVTNYQLGVTLPTKKAPSPPKPPQSPNEESGSHGVIPVQKNGKFIAGIMHF, from the coding sequence ATGAAAAAAGAGAGTGCCTTGCTTTTCTCGCTTCTCGTGGGCGCCTCACAATTTGTCCCCGCTCCACACGCAAGAGCCTTTGAAAGCTCACAAATCATTGAAAATAAAGGAATTAATCAAGATTACATTTCCGAAGTCTCGGCTGTAACAGCTTATGGCTTTGAGCAAAGATGGGGTGGCGGAGACCGCGCCGCGGTCGATTTTCATCTTCCGGTGAGCGAGACCGCGGTCGATGTCCCTGGTTCGTCAGGCGATACAAATAAAAGAGGTTTCAAGACCAGCCAAGAAAAGCGTCCTTTTAGGATGGTTCCTGAACCTTCTACGGTTACGGCATCCGAAGGAACGCATTCAGGAGAGTGCGGCCCATCGCCGCTTTCTCCCGAGCAGGTTGAGAAGTTGGTACGTACGACCGCAACGAGGTTCGGCGTTGACGAAGGTCTTGCTGTCGCCGTTGCGTGGGCGGAAAGCCGCTTCGACCAGCAGCGCAACTCCGAAGCGGGAGCGCGTGGGCCAATGCAGCTTATCCCGGCAACCGCACAACGCTTCAGCGTGCGGGATATCTGCGATCCGGTTCAGAACATTGAGGGCGGCGTCAAATACCTGCGCTTCCTGCTCGATGAGTTCACCAATCCCATTCTCGCCGTCGCCGCCTACAACAGCGGCGAAGGCCGAATCTACGAACACGGCGGCATTCCGCCGTTTCGCGAAACCGTCGAATACGTCGCCAAGGTCACGAACTACCAGCTTGGCGTAACGCTTCCGACAAAGAAGGCCCCCTCACCCCCGAAACCTCCGCAATCCCCAAACGAGGAAAGCGGATCGCACGGCGTCATTCCCGTTCAAAAGAACGGGAAGTTCATCGCCGGCATCATGCATTTTTGA
- the virB9 gene encoding P-type conjugative transfer protein VirB9: MMRRLLLSTALVLASSFGALALETPTPGKLDSRVTSVVYQQNNVVRIDATYGISTMLIFDEDEKFETISLGDSDSWQVAPTEKGNILFIKPIAQDVVTNLNIVTTKRIYFLELHDFAPTANKKIFGVRFVYPEKDLNASLRAEAEARAAHPNVSAIDKENVNIDYSFSGDAALKPTTIFDDGKKTFFKFKGRTPAIFAVNSNFSETLRNFRKEGEYIVVDGVATQYTLRDGDQWTCIFNLRKPDFGAPDPDIMAPKPELQAQKRYRSGNK, from the coding sequence CTGATGCGACGTTTACTGCTCTCTACAGCCCTCGTGCTGGCATCCAGTTTCGGCGCTCTCGCGCTCGAAACGCCCACGCCCGGAAAGCTCGATTCCCGCGTTACATCTGTTGTCTATCAGCAAAACAACGTGGTCCGGATCGACGCGACCTACGGCATTTCGACCATGCTGATTTTCGATGAAGATGAGAAATTCGAGACGATTTCTCTCGGCGACAGCGATAGCTGGCAGGTTGCCCCGACCGAAAAGGGCAACATTCTTTTCATAAAGCCGATAGCCCAGGACGTCGTTACCAACCTCAACATCGTCACGACAAAGCGAATCTACTTTCTTGAACTGCACGACTTTGCACCCACCGCCAACAAGAAGATATTCGGTGTGCGCTTTGTCTACCCGGAAAAGGATTTGAATGCGTCACTCAGGGCAGAGGCCGAAGCCCGCGCCGCCCATCCAAATGTTTCAGCGATCGACAAGGAAAACGTCAATATTGACTATTCTTTCTCGGGTGACGCGGCGCTGAAGCCGACTACGATTTTTGATGACGGCAAGAAGACGTTCTTCAAATTCAAAGGCCGCACACCGGCCATTTTCGCAGTGAACTCGAACTTCTCCGAGACGCTGCGCAACTTCCGCAAAGAGGGGGAATACATCGTCGTGGATGGCGTTGCCACGCAATACACTTTGCGCGACGGCGATCAGTGGACCTGCATTTTCAACCTCCGCAAACCCGATTTTGGCGCTCCGGATCCCGACATCATGGCCCCAAAACCGGAATTGCAGGCTCAAAAGCGCTACAGGAGCGGCAACAAGTGA
- a CDS encoding virB8 family protein — protein MSQSTDSTLASYFKDGAVWEADVIRKERRSKRLAWAITILCIIICLVSLAALASLVPLKSYEPYLVVVDKNTGYIEVKSGLDASFDKLTVTERQAVTQANVVRFMRMREGYDPSILQENFRIAALLSTGDAARDLQELYSATNPKNPTKVLGKSKRVRVEIKSVTFLNDSTASVRFSTEEKSDTETTVRHFVGVVRFRYTSKPQVNEWMFENPLGFQVYSYRRDQETVGNGSNG, from the coding sequence ATGTCTCAGAGCACGGACTCTACCCTTGCCAGCTATTTCAAAGATGGTGCTGTTTGGGAGGCGGACGTCATTCGCAAGGAACGCCGGTCCAAGAGATTGGCTTGGGCGATTACGATCCTCTGCATAATCATCTGCCTCGTCTCCTTGGCGGCTCTGGCAAGTCTGGTGCCGCTGAAGTCCTACGAGCCGTATCTGGTGGTGGTCGACAAAAACACCGGCTACATTGAAGTCAAATCCGGCCTCGACGCGAGTTTTGACAAGTTGACCGTGACGGAACGCCAAGCCGTCACACAGGCAAACGTTGTTCGCTTCATGCGTATGCGGGAAGGCTACGACCCTTCGATCCTGCAAGAGAACTTCAGAATTGCGGCTCTGCTCTCGACCGGTGATGCAGCGCGCGACCTTCAGGAACTCTACAGCGCGACCAATCCAAAAAACCCGACAAAGGTGCTGGGTAAATCCAAGCGGGTTCGCGTCGAGATCAAGTCCGTGACTTTCCTGAATGACAGCACAGCATCCGTGCGGTTCTCGACCGAAGAAAAGAGCGACACCGAAACGACGGTGCGCCATTTCGTCGGCGTTGTCCGCTTCCGCTATACTTCCAAGCCACAGGTGAACGAGTGGATGTTCGAAAATCCGCTTGGTTTTCAGGTCTATAGCTATCGCCGCGATCAAGAGACGGTTGGCAATGGGAGCAATGGCTGA
- a CDS encoding type IV secretion system protein, translating into MRIDQIGQGFSARAYGIVGDQILPVLKVAFVLYVALYGVQLIMGTAKISVGEFVGRTVRLLIILTLTQNWEVFNSLFYQWLSNTPENVGRAILAASSTGITEPTNGLSMIVTTASNAGAALAEQSGYFTILPSLLGILIMFLAWAVAGIALAILMIAKVAMWVLIGTAPIFIGCMLFPQTRNLGSAWFAQILHYAIIPMFVYVVVAFLIAALNPELAKIEVAVSSSSLALTQLVSFVLLCMAGCLMLVNVTTVAQSITGSIGVSASGGGYRQARAVALGAAGMATWLLSRGGGRSDKPASPPAGGSIQNRSNTEAAMQDKISSFSRPS; encoded by the coding sequence ATGCGTATTGACCAGATCGGGCAGGGCTTTTCCGCACGCGCCTACGGTATCGTGGGCGACCAAATCTTGCCGGTCCTGAAGGTAGCGTTCGTTCTTTACGTGGCACTGTACGGTGTTCAGCTCATCATGGGCACGGCGAAAATTTCGGTTGGGGAGTTCGTCGGCCGAACCGTACGCCTGCTCATTATCCTCACGCTCACTCAGAATTGGGAGGTGTTCAACTCCCTGTTCTATCAATGGCTGAGCAATACGCCGGAAAATGTCGGCAGGGCGATTTTGGCAGCGTCCAGCACCGGCATTACGGAGCCGACGAATGGGCTTTCGATGATCGTTACCACAGCGAGCAACGCTGGAGCCGCATTAGCGGAACAGTCGGGCTACTTTACGATCCTCCCTTCATTGCTGGGCATCCTTATAATGTTCCTTGCGTGGGCCGTCGCAGGAATCGCTTTGGCAATTCTGATGATCGCAAAAGTGGCCATGTGGGTGTTGATAGGTACAGCGCCAATTTTCATTGGCTGCATGCTCTTTCCCCAAACGCGTAATCTGGGATCTGCTTGGTTCGCGCAGATCCTGCACTACGCAATCATCCCGATGTTTGTGTACGTAGTGGTCGCGTTCCTGATTGCTGCACTAAATCCTGAGCTCGCGAAGATTGAGGTCGCTGTCTCTTCCAGTTCTTTGGCACTAACGCAGCTTGTCTCCTTTGTTCTCCTCTGCATGGCTGGTTGCCTGATGCTCGTGAACGTGACGACCGTAGCGCAATCGATCACTGGATCGATCGGCGTAAGCGCTTCCGGAGGCGGCTACAGGCAGGCGCGAGCAGTCGCATTAGGCGCGGCAGGTATGGCCACCTGGCTTCTGTCCCGCGGCGGCGGCAGGAGCGACAAGCCTGCGTCCCCGCCTGCTGGCGGTTCCATTCAAAACAGATCGAACACTGAAGCGGCCATGCAGGACAAAATCAGCTCCTTCAGCAGGCCCTCCTAA
- the virB10 gene encoding type IV secretion system protein VirB10, giving the protein MTENIHLKAMNGEHTAPVADKRAKKKQLLGSAAFVMVGLVAMAAVMSSENNKKVGPTNIVDEEFQSMNFRPPSFAMGSEKPEPAPTEPAIIELPVAEPVEEKPDTTTFQVPPPPPPPVAVVAEPPAELAEPEVPYVFPERFKSKLIAVDQARGGASGGFGEGGAASGSAVAGEDQNSKYLAAASAAGDRSAKATKIDRIDAVVPEGTLIPGILETAIVSDLPGQIRAVTSQDVYSFDGRRVLIPTGTRLIGEYQSSITRGQKRIFVVWTRLIRDDGIAVRLNSIGTDSLGRSGLTGLVDNKWRERFGSAIMLSIVGAGASYATGYGSSGATNGVTSDGQRGEELARQTIAQTFSDMANTALQENLRIPPTISVSQGERIFIFVRQDLDFSEFYDDPVTEAMKEISRERRIR; this is encoded by the coding sequence GTGACCGAGAACATTCACCTGAAAGCCATGAATGGCGAGCATACCGCCCCTGTCGCAGACAAGCGCGCCAAGAAAAAGCAGCTTCTTGGCAGCGCGGCTTTTGTGATGGTCGGATTAGTTGCAATGGCGGCAGTCATGTCGTCTGAAAACAACAAGAAAGTCGGGCCGACGAACATCGTTGACGAGGAATTTCAGTCGATGAACTTCAGGCCGCCCTCATTCGCGATGGGCAGCGAAAAGCCCGAGCCTGCACCAACGGAACCTGCAATTATCGAGCTTCCCGTGGCTGAGCCTGTAGAGGAAAAGCCAGATACGACCACGTTTCAGGTTCCTCCGCCTCCGCCGCCACCTGTTGCCGTCGTGGCAGAGCCCCCGGCAGAACTTGCGGAACCCGAGGTCCCCTACGTCTTTCCAGAACGATTCAAGTCGAAGCTGATTGCCGTCGATCAGGCAAGAGGCGGCGCATCTGGCGGCTTTGGTGAGGGCGGTGCGGCCTCCGGATCCGCTGTTGCCGGCGAAGATCAGAACAGCAAGTATCTTGCAGCGGCCTCTGCTGCCGGCGATCGCTCCGCAAAGGCTACGAAGATCGACCGCATCGACGCAGTTGTTCCTGAAGGTACTTTGATCCCGGGCATCCTCGAAACCGCAATCGTGAGCGACCTTCCTGGCCAGATCAGGGCCGTGACCTCGCAGGACGTGTATTCGTTCGATGGCCGTCGTGTGCTCATTCCGACGGGAACGCGTCTGATTGGCGAATATCAGTCGTCTATCACGCGGGGCCAGAAACGGATCTTCGTTGTCTGGACGCGGCTCATTCGCGATGACGGGATTGCCGTAAGGCTGAACTCTATCGGAACAGATAGCCTCGGCCGCTCCGGGCTCACGGGTCTGGTCGATAACAAGTGGCGTGAACGTTTCGGTTCCGCCATCATGCTCTCAATCGTCGGCGCCGGGGCGAGCTATGCAACCGGCTACGGCAGTAGTGGGGCGACGAACGGTGTAACAAGCGACGGCCAGCGGGGCGAAGAACTTGCACGCCAGACGATAGCTCAAACCTTCTCCGATATGGCGAATACCGCTCTTCAAGAAAACCTGCGCATCCCTCCGACGATTAGCGTCAGTCAAGGGGAGCGCATCTTTATCTTTGTTCGCCAGGACCTCGATTTTTCCGAGTTCTACGATGATCCCGTAACCGAAGCGATGAAGGAGATCAGCCGTGAACGTCGCATTCGATAA
- a CDS encoding TrbC/VirB2 family protein, whose protein sequence is MNIQFPKVKYRKAVVIGGLIVAAQLVGAEAAFAQSAFTPLQSALQMIVDFINGSFGRLAAIIAVMALGLAAFAGRLSWMTAGAVILGMGLVFGAPTIVDQLISSVK, encoded by the coding sequence ATGAACATCCAGTTTCCCAAGGTAAAGTATCGCAAGGCCGTCGTTATCGGCGGGCTTATCGTTGCCGCGCAGTTGGTTGGGGCAGAGGCAGCGTTTGCGCAGTCCGCATTCACCCCTCTCCAATCGGCGCTTCAGATGATTGTTGATTTCATCAACGGCTCCTTCGGTCGCCTTGCGGCTATTATCGCAGTTATGGCGCTCGGCCTCGCAGCATTTGCTGGCCGACTGTCCTGGATGACGGCAGGAGCGGTCATTCTCGGGATGGGGCTTGTGTTCGGCGCACCGACGATCGTTGACCAGCTTATTTCCAGCGTGAAGTAA
- a CDS encoding VirB4 family type IV secretion/conjugal transfer ATPase translates to MLHKFIRDELGFGKTAHNERPMSVHIPYTRHASDTVVRLDNGALASVIKLNGLFFQTEDQSRLNNEAVLRNTILRSLGSSRFSVWSTIIRRQIQPEIEGEFADDFCKVLDERYKQQLDRKRMFQNDIYLTVVRSKLRGALSIADHLRGALNKVQGAEVREQEDREEISDFEQLITNVVSQLKKYGSRRLGIAIRGKQPFSEPCEFFQSILSCGVPRQMPLPRMAIKDYVGMSRLHFGPRTMQTDADQDTRFGEMISIKEYPGMTGPGMLDGLLQMPHEFILTQSFTLSDKPIAQERITRLQRQIAASDERGTNVETDINQALAQLMSQEAVFGIHHFSLLCLSRELDKLKTVVSELGSCLTDMNMPWVREDLNLEASFWAQLPGNNSYIAREAMLSSSNFSGLSSLHNFASGRRDDLHWNVPITILETASQTPYTFNFHNERGVGHFLVTGPSGSGKTVALTFLLAQAFRVSPAPRAVFFDKDRGAEIFVRAMSGTYEILEPGAPTGFNPLQIENTPKNREFLSRLFKVMLESKAAPFTQEDTDRLESALLRLMREPREQRHLRNLSGLLIGQTRAGVNDLAARLKPWIDGDKAWLFNAQNDTLQLDRARVIGFDMTNILSLPDIRAPALMYIYHRLEELLNGDPVMIFMDEGWQLLQDETFSGFIVDQMKTIRKKNGIVGFGTQSAADIANAKDAHTLIEQSPTHIHFPNPNADEASYIKRFSLTRKEFDFVKNTTPEQRAFLVKHGTDSVVAKLDLGAMPDLIKVLSGTKSSVDECTALRAQHGDDPKIWLPIFCGWEASDETK, encoded by the coding sequence ATGCTGCACAAGTTCATTCGGGACGAATTGGGTTTCGGAAAAACCGCTCATAATGAGCGCCCAATGTCTGTTCATATCCCCTACACGCGCCATGCGTCAGACACAGTGGTGCGGCTCGACAATGGCGCTCTTGCCAGTGTCATCAAGTTGAACGGCCTGTTTTTTCAGACCGAGGATCAATCCCGCCTGAACAATGAAGCCGTGCTGCGAAACACCATTCTTCGATCGCTCGGCTCCAGCCGCTTTTCTGTTTGGTCCACGATTATCCGTCGCCAAATCCAGCCGGAAATTGAAGGCGAGTTTGCCGACGACTTCTGCAAGGTCCTCGATGAACGTTACAAGCAGCAGCTTGACCGCAAGCGTATGTTTCAGAACGACATCTATTTGACCGTGGTAAGGTCCAAGCTTCGCGGCGCGCTCAGCATCGCCGACCATCTTCGCGGTGCCCTCAACAAGGTTCAGGGTGCCGAGGTGCGAGAGCAGGAAGATCGCGAGGAAATCAGCGACTTCGAACAGCTCATCACGAATGTTGTATCTCAGCTGAAGAAATACGGATCACGCCGGCTCGGGATCGCCATTAGAGGCAAGCAGCCGTTTTCCGAACCATGCGAATTCTTCCAATCGATCCTGTCATGTGGCGTTCCGCGTCAAATGCCGCTCCCGCGCATGGCTATCAAAGATTACGTCGGAATGTCGCGTCTGCACTTTGGGCCACGCACGATGCAGACTGACGCCGATCAAGATACCCGTTTCGGTGAAATGATCTCGATTAAGGAGTACCCGGGCATGACTGGCCCCGGAATGCTCGATGGCCTGCTGCAAATGCCGCACGAGTTCATTCTGACCCAATCGTTCACCCTCTCTGACAAGCCCATTGCCCAGGAGCGGATTACTCGGTTACAGCGCCAGATAGCCGCATCGGATGAACGCGGCACGAACGTCGAGACGGATATCAATCAGGCCCTTGCGCAGCTTATGAGCCAGGAGGCCGTCTTTGGCATCCACCACTTCTCCCTGCTTTGCCTATCCCGCGAGCTCGACAAACTCAAAACCGTTGTCTCCGAGCTCGGAAGCTGCCTTACAGACATGAATATGCCTTGGGTTCGCGAAGACCTGAACCTCGAAGCGTCCTTTTGGGCGCAACTCCCGGGCAACAACTCCTATATCGCCCGCGAAGCCATGCTTTCGAGCAGCAACTTTTCCGGCCTGTCGTCCCTGCACAATTTCGCCAGCGGCCGTCGCGATGACCTTCACTGGAATGTACCGATTACAATCCTCGAAACAGCATCGCAAACGCCATACACCTTCAATTTTCATAACGAGCGCGGCGTCGGCCACTTTCTCGTTACCGGCCCAAGCGGCTCTGGTAAGACAGTGGCGCTCACCTTCCTGCTGGCGCAGGCGTTTCGCGTCTCACCAGCGCCTCGGGCTGTCTTTTTCGATAAGGACCGAGGCGCAGAGATCTTTGTGCGGGCGATGTCCGGCACCTACGAGATCCTTGAGCCTGGTGCGCCCACCGGTTTCAACCCATTGCAGATCGAGAACACTCCCAAGAACCGGGAGTTTTTGTCTCGCCTGTTCAAGGTCATGCTTGAAAGCAAGGCCGCGCCTTTCACCCAGGAAGACACTGACCGCCTCGAAAGCGCCCTCCTACGACTGATGAGGGAGCCGCGGGAGCAACGCCACCTTCGCAACCTCTCTGGACTTTTGATCGGTCAGACCCGGGCCGGCGTCAACGACCTCGCGGCCCGCCTCAAGCCGTGGATCGATGGAGATAAGGCGTGGCTCTTCAATGCCCAGAACGACACGCTGCAATTGGATCGCGCCCGCGTCATCGGTTTTGATATGACAAACATCCTGTCGCTCCCCGACATTCGCGCGCCAGCTCTCATGTACATCTACCACCGCCTTGAGGAGCTTCTGAACGGCGATCCTGTGATGATCTTCATGGATGAAGGTTGGCAGCTCCTGCAGGATGAAACGTTCAGTGGCTTCATCGTTGACCAAATGAAAACGATCCGTAAGAAAAACGGGATCGTCGGCTTCGGCACGCAATCTGCGGCCGATATCGCCAACGCAAAGGATGCTCACACTCTCATTGAGCAGTCGCCGACACACATTCACTTCCCCAACCCTAATGCCGACGAGGCGAGCTATATCAAGCGGTTCAGCCTGACCCGCAAAGAGTTTGATTTCGTAAAAAACACGACGCCCGAGCAGCGAGCGTTTTTGGTCAAACACGGCACTGACTCGGTCGTTGCGAAGCTCGATCTTGGCGCAATGCCCGATCTTATCAAAGTCTTGTCCGGAACCAAATCTTCGGTCG
- the virB11 gene encoding P-type DNA transfer ATPase VirB11: MNVAFDNSTFASDDTYFLRKALKPLTEFLSDPTVVEISVNGPGRVFVERLGDVHMTEHSIPDLTKDEIELLATQVAGRSSQFVNKANPILSASLPTGERIQFVLEPVAVDGGVVSIRKQVVSDYSLEDYRDAGALDRVEVMTGGLSETDKRLMAHLQNGEIFDFLKDAIEHRVSILISGGTASGKTTFLNACLKAVHPGERIITLEDTRELNPPHRNVVHLVASKGSQGTADVDMLKLLEASLRMRPDRLFVGEIRGAEAFTFLRAINTGHPGSMATIHADTPSGAYEQLCMMVMQAGLSGGFSKADLMSYIKSVIPIVVQLRKVGGKRGISEIAFSKDIE, translated from the coding sequence GTGAACGTCGCATTCGATAATTCGACCTTTGCCAGCGACGATACGTATTTTCTTCGAAAGGCACTGAAGCCACTCACAGAGTTTCTGAGCGATCCTACGGTTGTCGAGATCTCGGTGAATGGACCAGGCCGCGTCTTTGTCGAACGTCTTGGCGATGTCCATATGACGGAACACAGCATTCCAGATCTGACCAAAGACGAAATCGAACTTCTCGCAACCCAGGTCGCCGGAAGGTCCAGCCAGTTCGTTAACAAGGCAAATCCTATCTTGAGCGCTTCCCTTCCAACGGGGGAGCGCATTCAGTTCGTGCTGGAGCCAGTCGCCGTAGATGGCGGCGTGGTTTCGATCCGCAAGCAGGTCGTGAGCGACTATTCACTTGAAGATTATCGCGACGCTGGCGCCCTAGATCGCGTCGAGGTCATGACTGGCGGACTATCGGAAACCGATAAACGCCTCATGGCTCACCTTCAGAACGGCGAGATTTTCGACTTCCTGAAAGATGCGATCGAACACCGCGTGTCGATTTTGATCAGCGGCGGTACGGCGTCCGGAAAGACAACCTTTCTGAACGCTTGCCTCAAAGCAGTCCATCCTGGCGAACGCATCATCACCCTTGAAGACACGCGCGAACTCAATCCACCACACAGGAACGTTGTGCACCTGGTTGCATCGAAAGGATCCCAAGGAACGGCGGACGTCGATATGCTGAAACTCCTCGAGGCATCTTTGCGTATGCGGCCGGATCGCCTGTTCGTCGGCGAAATTCGCGGCGCAGAAGCTTTTACCTTCCTGCGCGCCATCAACACAGGCCATCCCGGCTCAATGGCGACAATCCACGCGGACACGCCAAGCGGAGCCTACGAACAGCTTTGCATGATGGTTATGCAGGCGGGACTTTCCGGCGGCTTCAGCAAGGCAGATCTGATGTCCTACATCAAGTCCGTGATCCCGATCGTCGTGCAGCTGCGCAAGGTGGGCGGCAAGCGCGGGATTTCAGAGATAGCATTCTCGAAAGATATCGAATGA